A stretch of DNA from Cloacibacillus sp.:
TCGTGAGCGATATCGCCCGCCCCTCGGACATCGACCGCCTCAGCGCCAATAAAAACCTGCAGATGTCCCTCGCGCGCGGCATGCACGCCTTCTTTTTGCTGCTCAATAACCGCGCCGCGCCCTGGGATGATAAGGATGTGCGCCGCGCCGCCGCGATGGCGATCGACCGCGGCAGCATCGTCCGCATGATCTTCTCCGGCTACTGCGAACCGATAAATTCCTGGCTTCCCCCCGTATCGCCGTGGGCGCTGGCCAACAGCACGGAGGATATTTACAATCCCGCCGCCGCAAAGGAACTGCTGAAGAAAAAGGGATACAGCTGGGACCTCGCGGGGATGCTCGTCGCCCCCGACGGCAAGAGGCTGCCCACGATGAAGCTGCTGACGCCGCTCGCGCGCGTCGCGCCGACGACGGCGGAGCTTGCGGAGCTGATCGCCGATTCGCTGAAAGCGGTGGGCTTCCCCGCCGAGGTGGACCCGATAGATTTTTCCACGATGATCGCGCGGCTCGACCGCAAGGATTATTCGCTGGCGGTGCTGGCCTGGAGCATGGGGCGCAACCCCGATTCTCTCTATTCTTTTTATCACAGCGATATGGACGTTGAGGGCGGCTACAATATGGCCGGCATCAGGGACGCGAGGCTCGACAAGGCACTCTCTGAACTGCGCTACGCGCCGGACCGCGCCGCCGCCGAGAGGGCCTCGGATGAGGCGCAGCGACTGCTGCTGGAGCTGATGCCCTCGGTGCCGATCTACAGCCGCATCTCGGTGGCGGCGATCTCCGGCAAATGGAAGAATATCTTCACCACGGACAAGATGACGGCGGACAATATGTGGACGCTGCTCACGGCGGAGCCGAAGGACGGCAGAATGCGCCCCCTGACGATGCTGCTGCCGGAAGAGCCGCGCAACCTCAACCCCTTCACCGCCTCCTCGGCCTATTCGTGGCAGGTGCTCAGCATGATATACGAAACGATGCTCTCCACAAACCCCTACACGCTCGAGAACATGCCGGGGCTCGCCGCCTCGTGGGATATCCGCACGGCGGGGGAGGGTAAATCGCGCCACACGGAGCTGACCTTCAAGATCAGGCGCGGCCTTCGCTGGAACGACGGCAGCCCGCTGACGGCGCGCGACATAAAGGCCAGCATTGACTTCATCCATAAGAATAAGATACCGCGCTTCTTTGACTCGGTAAAAAACATCAGAAGTGTCGAGACGCCGGACGACTACACGCTGCGCGTCGTAATGGAGGGCGTCAGCTACTGGTATCTTGACAACGTCGCGGGCATTCCGGTGCTCCCGCAAAAGGTCGTAGCTGATATCAAAGACTGGCAGAGCTGGGACCCTCTCAGCACGAAAAACGCAGGCGGCCCGCGCGGCCTTGTGGGAAGCGGCCCATTCATGCTTAAAAGCTATAAGCCGGGAGAATATGTGATGATGAAGAGAAATCCCCACTACCGGCTGCTGGGAGGCGGGACAAGATGAGCGGGAGATGGTTCCTGAAACGCCTCCTCTCTTCTTTCGTCGTCCTCGCGGCGGTGCTGGTGCTCAACTTCTTGCTCTTCCGCATGATGCCGGGCGACGCGGTGAGCACGATCATCGATCCCTCTTTCTCGCCGGAGGCCAAGGAGAACCTGCGCGCCCTCTACGGCCTGGACCGCCCGCTGTGGGAGCAGTTCGTCATCTATATCAGGCAGATGCTCACCTTCAGCTTCGGTCTCTCCTTCCTGAGCCGCAAACCGGTCTGGGACGAACTCGTCTCACGCCTGCCCGTGACGCTGACCCTCACGGTAAGCTCGATGGCGCTCTCCTCCGCGCTCGGCGTCTGGCTGGGCATCAAAGCGGCGCTGAACCGCGGGCGGCTGGCGG
This window harbors:
- a CDS encoding ABC transporter substrate-binding protein, whose amino-acid sequence is MASPRGASADERIDIDNIRGPKIEELAMLIISNPDAQIMAAEAGELDIVSDIARPSDIDRLSANKNLQMSLARGMHAFFLLLNNRAAPWDDKDVRRAAAMAIDRGSIVRMIFSGYCEPINSWLPPVSPWALANSTEDIYNPAAAKELLKKKGYSWDLAGMLVAPDGKRLPTMKLLTPLARVAPTTAELAELIADSLKAVGFPAEVDPIDFSTMIARLDRKDYSLAVLAWSMGRNPDSLYSFYHSDMDVEGGYNMAGIRDARLDKALSELRYAPDRAAAERASDEAQRLLLELMPSVPIYSRISVAAISGKWKNIFTTDKMTADNMWTLLTAEPKDGRMRPLTMLLPEEPRNLNPFTASSAYSWQVLSMIYETMLSTNPYTLENMPGLAASWDIRTAGEGKSRHTELTFKIRRGLRWNDGSPLTARDIKASIDFIHKNKIPRFFDSVKNIRSVETPDDYTLRVVMEGVSYWYLDNVAGIPVLPQKVVADIKDWQSWDPLSTKNAGGPRGLVGSGPFMLKSYKPGEYVMMKRNPHYRLLGGGTR